From Candidatus Neomarinimicrobiota bacterium, the proteins below share one genomic window:
- a CDS encoding succinate dehydrogenase/fumarate reductase flavoprotein subunit, which translates to MITSDVIVVGAGLAGLRAALELNRHNVKVAVVTKVHPVRSHSVAAQGGINAALSNHPRGKFDSPELHAFDTIKGSDYLADQKAVLKMTTEGIERIYELEHWGAPFSRTEDGRIAQRPFGGAGFPRTCYATDKTGHVLLHTLYEQALKFEAASERADMQIFDEWFVTRLIVHNGSAKGVIALNINTGELEIFAGRAVIWATGGSGRVFGRTSNAYINTGWGMCVPFYEGVPLKDMEFIQFHPTELYTNNVLITEGARGEGGFLLNNKQERFLANYEDSAKAMEMAPRDIVARNMQREILAGRGVEGKYIHLDLRHLGKKKILERLPGIRMHAIHFAGVDPIDQPIPVAPGQHYTMGGLDVNLNTESKVKGFFAAGECACVSVHGSNRLGGNSLLETVVFGKIAGEYASAYFKDGGGTDVPVIFLNQILKEEEDKIIRLLESKGKENHSAIKHELGDTMDLGAGIFREARTMNASLEKVKELKERYGQIGLNSSGRIANFDLLWAIQLKGSLDLAEVILRGAINRQESRGAQFRTDYPMRDDKNWMKHTVARWKDGTIHLGYSSVDLSLHKAKKRHY; encoded by the coding sequence ATGATTACATCGGATGTGATTGTGGTTGGAGCCGGATTGGCGGGATTGCGGGCAGCTTTGGAATTGAACCGTCACAATGTAAAAGTCGCCGTAGTCACAAAGGTCCATCCGGTCCGCTCCCATAGCGTGGCTGCCCAGGGTGGAATCAACGCCGCCTTGAGTAACCATCCCCGCGGTAAGTTTGACAGTCCTGAACTTCATGCTTTCGACACGATTAAAGGCAGTGATTACCTGGCTGATCAGAAAGCTGTGTTGAAAATGACCACAGAAGGTATTGAACGGATATACGAGCTGGAACACTGGGGAGCACCTTTCAGCCGGACGGAAGACGGGCGCATCGCCCAAAGGCCTTTCGGAGGTGCCGGTTTTCCACGGACCTGTTACGCGACGGATAAAACCGGTCATGTACTGCTTCATACCCTTTATGAACAGGCCTTGAAATTTGAAGCCGCCAGTGAACGAGCGGATATGCAGATCTTCGATGAATGGTTTGTTACCCGATTGATCGTACATAACGGCTCCGCAAAGGGCGTCATTGCCTTGAATATCAATACCGGTGAGCTTGAAATTTTTGCCGGCCGGGCGGTGATCTGGGCAACAGGCGGTTCAGGCCGGGTTTTCGGCCGGACCAGTAACGCATACATCAATACGGGTTGGGGCATGTGTGTCCCCTTTTATGAAGGGGTTCCTCTGAAAGATATGGAATTTATTCAATTCCACCCCACCGAACTCTATACGAATAACGTGCTCATCACAGAAGGTGCCCGGGGTGAGGGAGGTTTCCTCCTGAATAATAAGCAAGAGCGTTTTCTGGCAAATTATGAAGATTCGGCAAAGGCTATGGAGATGGCTCCCCGGGATATTGTCGCCCGGAATATGCAGCGGGAAATTCTGGCCGGAAGGGGTGTGGAAGGAAAATATATCCACCTGGATCTCCGCCACCTGGGGAAAAAGAAAATTCTCGAAAGGCTTCCGGGGATCCGGATGCATGCCATCCATTTTGCCGGTGTGGATCCCATCGACCAGCCCATTCCTGTTGCACCAGGACAGCATTATACCATGGGCGGACTGGATGTGAATCTGAATACGGAATCGAAAGTGAAAGGTTTTTTTGCTGCCGGTGAATGTGCCTGTGTAAGCGTCCATGGATCCAACCGGCTGGGAGGGAATTCTCTCCTGGAAACGGTTGTATTCGGGAAAATTGCCGGTGAGTATGCTTCTGCATATTTCAAGGACGGGGGAGGAACCGATGTCCCCGTGATTTTTTTAAATCAAATCCTCAAAGAAGAAGAAGATAAGATAATCCGCCTGCTGGAATCCAAAGGGAAAGAGAACCATTCCGCCATCAAGCACGAACTGGGTGATACCATGGATTTGGGTGCCGGGATTTTTCGGGAAGCCCGAACCATGAATGCGTCACTGGAAAAAGTAAAAGAGCTCAAAGAAAGATATGGACAGATCGGCTTGAATAGCAGTGGCCGGATTGCAAACTTTGATTTGTTATGGGCCATTCAGCTTAAGGGAAGCCTGGATCTGGCGGAAGTGATTCTTCGTGGCGCCATTAACCGTCAGGAAAGCCGTGGTGCACAGTTCAGGACTGACTATCCCATGCGGGATGATAAAAACTGGATGAAACATACCGTGGCAAGATGGAAAGATGGTACGATCCATCTGGGCTACTCCTCTGTGGACCTTTCCCTGCATAAAGCAAAAAAACGTCATTATTAG
- a CDS encoding succinate dehydrogenase iron-sulfur subunit, translating to MAETKTFKVFRFKPQTDKKHRFDTFKVPCRPGMTVLQALNYIQENLDGSLAYRSSCREGICGSCAMHINGKYRLACETQVSHLSASITIRPMAHMDIIRDLVVDMTPFFEKLKAIKPYLIPGDPDEGAERIQTQDERAYLDYIVDCILCGACYASCAVNGYDDEYLGPAALAKANRFLMDSRDKADEQRLALVCDEHGVFRCHTLFNCQTVCPKNVDPTANIANLKRQIIARQLNPKFSKKGI from the coding sequence ATGGCTGAAACAAAGACATTTAAAGTATTCCGCTTCAAACCCCAAACAGATAAAAAACACCGGTTTGATACTTTTAAGGTTCCCTGCCGGCCGGGGATGACCGTTTTGCAGGCCCTGAACTATATTCAGGAGAATCTGGACGGTTCCCTGGCCTACCGTTCATCCTGCCGGGAAGGGATTTGCGGATCCTGCGCTATGCATATCAATGGAAAATATCGCCTGGCCTGCGAAACACAGGTGAGTCATTTGAGTGCTTCCATCACCATTCGTCCCATGGCACACATGGATATCATTCGGGACCTGGTTGTGGATATGACACCCTTTTTTGAAAAACTCAAGGCCATTAAACCCTATCTGATCCCCGGTGACCCAGACGAAGGGGCGGAGCGGATTCAGACACAGGATGAACGCGCTTATCTTGACTATATCGTTGATTGCATTCTCTGTGGTGCCTGTTATGCTTCCTGCGCCGTCAACGGCTATGATGATGAATATCTTGGTCCGGCTGCACTGGCCAAAGCAAACCGTTTTTTAATGGATTCCCGGGATAAGGCCGATGAACAACGCCTGGCCCTGGTGTGTGATGAACACGGTGTTTTCCGTTGCCATACCCTTTTTAACTGCCAGACAGTGTGTCCCAAAAATGTGGATCCCACGGCGAATATTGCCAATCTCAAACGGCAGATTATTGCCCGGCAACTCAATCCCAAATTTTCCAAAAAAGGGATCTAA
- a CDS encoding MmgE/PrpD family protein: MTDVISRRIARFAVNLTYEDLPEEVVGQAKRFMYDSVGCALGSMKTRDVNIMRDLLLEMKGEPESTVLGFGDKLPAVNSTLLNSLMIRALDYNDIYWKEDPSHPSDLIPAALGLAEKVNASMKDVIVAIVLAYEFEQRLCEWAKPGVRERKWHHATLTQLVSPIAAGKILGLTEDQMVHAIGINGSHNHTIGCPTAGKLTMMKNTVDPMAVQSGVFAALMAQKGYTGTEAIFEGKEGFQDVYGPAWDDAVLTEGLGKSYRIMECSMKAFPTEALTHTHLSAAIKIVTENDISYDQISEVVITTIARACDILFDPHKYRPESRETADHSLPYCIARALIDTQITTESFSDEKLKDPRLWEVIDKIKGEASVEFEKMFPAKQPSNVKITLTDGRVFEQYLEYPKGDPREPMTIEDLKNKFTALAKPVADEAKISKITQTVFSCEMMSARAFMCEMTL, from the coding sequence ATGACCGATGTGATCAGTCGCAGAATTGCACGATTTGCCGTAAATCTGACGTATGAAGACCTTCCGGAAGAAGTTGTGGGACAGGCCAAACGCTTTATGTATGATTCCGTGGGATGTGCTCTGGGAAGTATGAAAACACGTGATGTAAACATCATGCGGGATCTTTTACTTGAAATGAAAGGAGAACCGGAATCGACCGTGTTGGGCTTTGGAGATAAGCTGCCGGCGGTCAACAGTACCCTTCTCAACTCACTCATGATCCGGGCTCTGGACTACAATGATATTTACTGGAAAGAGGATCCGTCCCATCCGTCAGACCTGATACCTGCAGCCCTGGGACTGGCAGAAAAGGTAAATGCTTCCATGAAGGATGTGATTGTGGCCATCGTCCTCGCCTATGAATTTGAACAACGCCTGTGTGAATGGGCTAAACCAGGTGTTCGTGAACGGAAATGGCACCATGCCACACTGACTCAGCTTGTATCTCCCATTGCGGCAGGGAAAATCCTGGGTCTCACCGAGGATCAAATGGTACACGCCATCGGGATTAATGGGTCTCATAACCACACTATCGGATGTCCAACAGCGGGAAAACTGACAATGATGAAAAATACAGTAGATCCCATGGCTGTACAATCAGGTGTTTTTGCTGCCCTGATGGCTCAAAAGGGGTATACAGGGACTGAAGCAATCTTTGAAGGGAAGGAGGGTTTTCAGGATGTGTATGGACCGGCCTGGGATGATGCCGTACTGACCGAGGGTCTGGGAAAATCTTACCGGATCATGGAATGCAGTATGAAAGCATTTCCCACCGAAGCCCTCACCCATACCCACCTGTCCGCAGCAATTAAAATTGTTACCGAAAATGACATTTCGTATGATCAAATCAGTGAAGTGGTAATCACGACCATTGCCCGGGCCTGTGATATTTTATTCGATCCCCATAAATACAGGCCTGAAAGCCGGGAGACGGCGGATCATAGTCTGCCCTACTGTATTGCCAGGGCTTTAATCGATACACAAATCACAACTGAGAGTTTTTCCGATGAAAAATTGAAGGATCCACGACTGTGGGAAGTCATTGACAAAATAAAAGGGGAAGCCTCAGTTGAATTTGAAAAGATGTTCCCGGCCAAACAACCCTCGAACGTGAAGATTACTCTGACAGACGGACGTGTTTTTGAACAATATCTGGAATATCCCAAAGGGGATCCCCGGGAACCCATGACTATAGAGGATCTGAAAAATAAATTTACCGCACTGGCTAAACCGGTTGCCGATGAAGCCAAAATAAGTAAAATCACACAGACTGTTTTTTCCTGTGAGATGATGTCTGCCCGGGCTTTCATGTGCGAGATGACCCTCTGA
- the hemC gene encoding hydroxymethylbilane synthase: MDELIIGTRGDRLSIWQANHIKQLLKDHYPDMNIRMKIIKTRGDQLSEYPLSNLDRRGLFTAELEQQLLNDQIQMAVHNALNIDISLAPGLTLAGYPKRQSAEEAFVSYKWAELEELPPSPVIATSNILRRIQFHKKYPKTRFVGLQGHFNSRIFKLKNQKWDGLITEYVNVERTSVQKVHVISFDVESFVPSIGQGAIGIEISSYNDEIRELLEPILDEETNTCVSLERKIYRDLFRLNDRLIIGANVRMEDKNMKIVVFVASPEGKASVKKTKQGKPEEADKLITALVDTFKTENVADW; this comes from the coding sequence ATGGATGAATTAATCATTGGGACTCGGGGTGACCGTTTATCCATCTGGCAGGCGAATCACATCAAGCAGTTGTTAAAGGATCATTATCCGGACATGAATATCCGGATGAAGATCATCAAGACCCGTGGAGATCAATTAAGTGAATATCCTTTATCCAATCTTGATCGCCGGGGGTTGTTTACAGCCGAGCTTGAGCAGCAGCTATTGAATGATCAGATTCAGATGGCGGTACACAATGCACTAAACATTGATATTTCCCTGGCACCGGGGCTTACCCTGGCGGGTTATCCCAAACGTCAGTCCGCCGAAGAGGCTTTTGTCAGCTACAAATGGGCTGAATTGGAAGAGCTTCCCCCCTCCCCGGTTATAGCCACAAGCAATATCCTCCGGCGTATCCAATTTCATAAAAAATATCCCAAAACCCGTTTTGTGGGGTTGCAGGGACACTTTAATTCCCGGATTTTCAAATTAAAAAACCAGAAATGGGACGGATTGATTACGGAGTATGTGAATGTTGAGCGAACATCCGTTCAGAAGGTTCATGTAATTTCATTTGATGTGGAATCCTTCGTTCCTTCAATCGGCCAGGGAGCCATTGGTATTGAGATTTCCAGCTATAACGACGAAATTCGTGAATTGCTTGAACCGATCCTTGATGAAGAGACCAATACCTGTGTAAGTCTGGAGCGAAAAATTTACCGGGATTTATTCCGCTTGAATGACCGGCTGATTATCGGAGCCAATGTCCGCATGGAAGATAAAAACATGAAAATTGTGGTTTTTGTGGCTTCCCCCGAAGGCAAAGCTTCTGTGAAAAAAACAAAACAAGGAAAACCTGAAGAAGCAGATAAATTGATCACCGCTCTGGTGGATACATTTAAAACGGAAAATGTTGCAGACTGGTGA
- a CDS encoding AMP-binding protein — protein sequence MIRQQMNKPALIYKEETILYPELLGRVGAVSQRLATRHPEKVVIFMENRPEWVYGFYAAWMHGSIAVPVDYLSTADEVRYILEDCEPEVLFYSNETRDTVQKAVKGLKNSPELIHAEDMGKETMPEIQAFPEPEKDKVAMLIYTSGTTGSPKGVMLTFDNVLANIESVAVGVPIYKEEESILVLLPLHHTFPLMGTLIAPLYSGMTCVFSPSLNSEDILETLQQNRVTMILGVPRFYSLLHKGIMAKINSSGVAKKIFALAKKVQSPRLSKKLFKKVHERFGGNIRYLISGGAALDKTIDEDFRTLGFEILSGYGMTECGPLISFPHPGKSKPGTTGFVTSTLELKITDNSEIIVRGRNVMKGYYKNPEATAAVIRDGWLHTGDMGHVDKKGYLHITGRLKEIIVLPNGKNINPEDIEKKILEVSDLIKDVGVFMADDKLQAVIYPDFQRLKDVNAVNIEEQIRWEAIDLYNRNASPSKRISGFTIIQEEIPRTRLGKIKRFVLESMAKARKTLEKKPTDQEPDFHEYQLIKEFLMQQKERRDIYPGDHLELDLGMDSLDKVSMQAWIKNTFGVDLQEDHLIHLPTVQQLSDYIREKRTRINARATDWGHILKEKVDLTLPKTGPTHGMIRNSANLLFKFYFHLHSSGIENLPESPFILAPNHQSFLDGMFVSVFLSGNISRKTYFYATEKHVRKNWVKKLADTNNVIVVDINKDLKGSIQKMAEVIRQGNNIIIFPEGARTRDGKLMEFKKTFAILACEMGVPVVPVAISGAYEAFPTGTKIPKLFKEIHVDFLPPVYPEKYGYDELTQTVKEKIAEAIKF from the coding sequence ATGATCAGACAACAGATGAACAAGCCGGCACTTATTTATAAAGAAGAGACAATTTTATATCCGGAGCTTCTGGGACGGGTCGGAGCCGTTTCACAGCGCCTTGCAACACGGCATCCGGAAAAGGTTGTGATTTTCATGGAAAACCGTCCGGAGTGGGTCTATGGATTCTATGCCGCCTGGATGCACGGAAGCATTGCCGTCCCTGTGGATTATCTGTCCACCGCTGATGAGGTCCGGTACATTCTTGAGGATTGTGAACCGGAAGTTCTTTTTTACAGCAATGAAACCCGGGATACGGTCCAAAAGGCAGTAAAGGGGCTAAAAAACAGTCCGGAGCTTATCCACGCAGAGGACATGGGGAAGGAAACTATGCCAGAGATTCAGGCATTTCCGGAACCGGAGAAAGATAAAGTGGCCATGTTGATTTACACATCAGGTACCACGGGATCTCCAAAGGGTGTGATGCTGACCTTTGATAATGTCCTGGCCAATATTGAAAGTGTTGCCGTAGGTGTCCCCATTTATAAAGAAGAGGAATCCATCCTCGTTCTGCTACCCCTTCATCACACCTTTCCCCTTATGGGAACCCTGATTGCCCCTCTTTATTCAGGCATGACCTGTGTTTTTAGTCCCTCCTTAAACAGCGAGGATATTCTGGAAACCCTGCAACAAAACCGGGTCACCATGATCCTGGGGGTCCCCCGTTTCTATTCCCTGTTGCATAAAGGTATCATGGCCAAAATCAACAGCAGCGGTGTAGCAAAAAAGATCTTTGCTCTGGCAAAAAAGGTCCAATCTCCCCGTCTCTCCAAAAAACTTTTCAAAAAAGTTCACGAGCGTTTTGGTGGAAACATCAGGTATCTCATAAGTGGTGGAGCTGCCCTGGATAAGACCATTGATGAAGATTTCCGGACCCTGGGTTTTGAAATTTTGAGTGGTTACGGAATGACGGAATGTGGCCCTCTCATCAGTTTTCCCCATCCCGGGAAATCCAAACCGGGAACGACAGGTTTTGTGACCAGCACCCTGGAATTAAAGATCACGGATAACAGTGAGATCATAGTGCGTGGCCGGAATGTGATGAAAGGATACTATAAGAATCCGGAAGCCACGGCGGCAGTTATCCGTGACGGTTGGTTGCACACCGGCGATATGGGGCATGTGGATAAAAAAGGGTATTTGCATATTACCGGCAGGCTGAAAGAGATCATTGTTCTGCCCAATGGGAAAAACATCAACCCTGAAGATATCGAAAAAAAGATATTGGAGGTATCCGATCTGATCAAGGATGTAGGTGTTTTCATGGCGGATGACAAGCTGCAGGCCGTGATATACCCTGATTTTCAGCGCTTGAAGGATGTCAACGCCGTTAACATTGAAGAGCAGATCCGCTGGGAAGCCATTGACCTATATAACAGGAATGCTTCCCCGTCCAAGCGGATCAGCGGCTTCACCATCATTCAGGAAGAAATCCCCCGCACCCGTCTGGGAAAAATCAAACGCTTTGTCCTGGAGTCCATGGCCAAAGCCCGGAAAACTTTGGAAAAAAAACCAACAGACCAGGAACCTGATTTTCACGAATACCAGCTTATCAAAGAGTTTTTGATGCAACAGAAAGAGCGACGGGACATTTACCCCGGAGACCATCTGGAACTGGATTTGGGAATGGATTCGCTGGACAAGGTCAGTATGCAGGCCTGGATAAAAAACACATTTGGAGTGGATCTTCAGGAAGATCATCTGATTCACCTTCCTACCGTACAACAACTTTCGGATTACATCCGGGAAAAGCGGACCCGGATAAACGCCCGGGCAACGGACTGGGGACATATCCTAAAGGAAAAAGTGGATTTAACCCTTCCCAAAACCGGCCCCACTCATGGAATGATCCGGAATTCAGCAAACCTGCTTTTTAAATTTTATTTTCACCTTCATTCCTCTGGGATTGAAAATCTGCCCGAATCCCCTTTTATTCTGGCACCCAATCATCAGAGTTTTCTGGATGGGATGTTTGTCAGTGTTTTTCTCTCCGGCAATATTTCCCGTAAAACCTATTTTTATGCCACAGAAAAGCATGTTCGAAAGAATTGGGTCAAGAAACTGGCAGATACAAACAATGTCATTGTGGTGGATATCAACAAGGATCTAAAGGGATCAATTCAGAAAATGGCCGAAGTTATCCGTCAGGGAAATAATATCATCATCTTTCCTGAAGGAGCCCGAACACGGGATGGAAAATTGATGGAATTCAAGAAAACTTTTGCCATTCTTGCCTGTGAAATGGGAGTACCGGTCGTTCCTGTGGCCATCAGTGGAGCCTATGAGGCCTTTCCCACCGGCACGAAAATTCCAAAATTATTCAAAGAAATCCATGTGGATTTTCTCCCACCGGTCTATCCGGAAAAGTATGGATATGATGAACTGACTCAAACGGTGAAAGAAAAAATTGCCGAAGCAATAAAATTCTGA
- the groL gene encoding chaperonin GroEL → MSKIIEYDVEARAKLKAGVDILADAVKVTLGPKGRNVVLQKSFGAPTVTKDGVSVAKEIELEDNIENMGAQMVKEVASKTSDVAGDGTTTATVLAQAIISEGLKNVTAGANPMELKRGIDLAAAKVVEELEKMSQKVDDSFEKIAQVGTISANNNRVRMLKETADKEEIIEKPIGDIIAEAMSKVGTDGVITVEEAKSALTSVDLVEGMQFDRGYISPYFVTDSESMEAVLEDAYILIHDKKISAMKDFLPILEKTSQAGRPLLIIAEDVEGEALATLVVNKLRGTLKVAAVKAPGFGDRRKAMLEDIAVLTNGTVISEEQGYKLENATLEYLGRAKRITIDKDNTTIVEGAGKHENIQARINEIRTQIEKTTSDYDREKLQERLAKLSGGVAVLNIGAATEVEMKEKKALVEDALHATRAAAEEGIVPGGGVALLRAAKALDDIKTDRPDEKVGVDIVRRALAYPIRQIVKNAGLEPAIVVKEVLEHKDDYGFDARDERYGSMYKFGIVDPAKVARTAVQNAASIAGLLLTTEAVVVDKKEEKEDTPPQMPGGMGGGMY, encoded by the coding sequence ATGTCAAAAATTATCGAGTACGATGTTGAGGCACGGGCAAAGTTAAAAGCCGGTGTAGATATTTTAGCCGATGCTGTGAAAGTCACGCTGGGACCCAAAGGCCGGAACGTTGTACTTCAGAAAAGTTTTGGTGCGCCAACGGTTACCAAAGATGGTGTATCCGTCGCCAAAGAAATTGAGCTGGAAGACAACATTGAAAATATGGGCGCTCAGATGGTTAAGGAAGTGGCTTCCAAAACATCTGATGTGGCAGGTGACGGAACTACAACGGCGACAGTTCTGGCTCAGGCTATTATCAGCGAAGGGCTGAAGAATGTCACGGCCGGAGCCAATCCCATGGAATTGAAACGGGGTATTGACCTGGCAGCGGCCAAAGTTGTGGAAGAGCTGGAAAAAATGAGCCAGAAGGTGGATGATTCCTTCGAAAAGATTGCCCAGGTTGGAACCATTTCCGCCAATAATAACCGTGTGCGTATGCTGAAGGAAACGGCAGACAAGGAAGAGATAATTGAAAAACCCATCGGTGATATTATTGCCGAAGCCATGAGTAAAGTGGGTACGGATGGTGTGATCACCGTTGAAGAAGCAAAGAGTGCCCTGACATCTGTGGACCTGGTGGAAGGTATGCAGTTTGACCGTGGTTATATTTCTCCCTACTTTGTCACCGATTCCGAAAGCATGGAGGCAGTTCTGGAAGATGCCTACATCCTGATCCACGATAAAAAGATTTCAGCCATGAAAGACTTTCTCCCCATTCTGGAGAAAACGTCTCAGGCTGGTCGTCCTCTCCTGATCATCGCCGAAGATGTGGAAGGGGAAGCACTGGCAACCCTGGTTGTGAACAAACTCCGCGGAACCCTGAAAGTGGCTGCCGTTAAAGCACCCGGCTTTGGGGATCGCCGTAAAGCCATGCTGGAAGACATTGCGGTTTTGACAAACGGAACGGTGATTTCTGAAGAACAAGGCTATAAACTGGAAAATGCCACACTGGAATATCTGGGCCGTGCAAAGCGAATCACCATTGATAAAGACAACACAACCATCGTGGAAGGTGCCGGTAAACATGAAAATATCCAGGCCCGTATCAATGAAATCCGGACCCAGATTGAAAAAACCACATCCGATTACGACCGTGAAAAGCTTCAGGAACGCCTGGCGAAACTTTCCGGTGGTGTGGCAGTGCTGAATATCGGTGCAGCCACCGAAGTGGAAATGAAGGAAAAGAAAGCATTGGTGGAAGATGCTCTCCATGCAACACGCGCCGCCGCTGAAGAAGGTATCGTTCCCGGTGGTGGTGTGGCCCTGCTTCGTGCTGCTAAAGCACTGGATGATATTAAAACAGACCGTCCTGATGAGAAGGTTGGTGTGGATATTGTCCGCCGGGCACTGGCATATCCTATCCGTCAGATCGTGAAAAATGCTGGACTTGAGCCGGCCATTGTGGTTAAAGAGGTTCTCGAACACAAAGATGACTACGGCTTTGATGCCCGTGACGAACGCTATGGTTCCATGTATAAATTCGGTATCGTGGATCCTGCAAAGGTGGCACGGACTGCCGTTCAGAATGCTGCCTCCATCGCCGGACTCCTGCTGACAACCGAAGCAGTTGTCGTGGATAAAAAAGAAGAAAAAGAAGATACACCTCCCCAGATGCCAGGCGGCATGGGCGGAGGAATGTATTGA